The following coding sequences are from one Rhodobiaceae bacterium window:
- the greA gene encoding transcription elongation factor GreA, whose translation MTSGSHEVLEAELKKRKNTDRLSIIAAIAEARAHGDLSENAEYHAAKEAQGHNEARIHELEDKLARAEVIDPSSLSGDTVKFGATVTVVDEDTDDEKTYQIVGDDEADVSLGKISISSPIARAMISKEVGDSVEVNTPGGGKSYEILAIAYK comes from the coding sequence ATGACTTCCGGCAGCCATGAGGTTCTGGAAGCTGAGCTTAAAAAACGGAAAAACACAGATCGCCTGAGCATTATCGCGGCGATTGCGGAGGCGCGTGCCCATGGCGACCTTTCAGAGAACGCGGAATATCACGCGGCGAAAGAGGCGCAGGGTCACAATGAAGCTCGCATTCACGAGTTGGAAGACAAGCTCGCCCGCGCAGAGGTGATCGACCCTTCAAGTCTTTCTGGGGATACGGTCAAATTTGGCGCCACGGTTACCGTGGTGGACGAAGACACGGATGACGAAAAAACCTATCAGATCGTCGGCGATGACGAAGCTGATGTGTCGCTCGGGAAAATCTCCATCTCTTCCCCCATTGCGCGCGCCATGATCAGCAAGGAAGTTGGCGACAGCGTTGAGGTAAACACGCCAGGCGGCGGCAAGTCCTACGAAATTCTCGCCATCGCCTACAAATAA